In Isosphaera pallida ATCC 43644, the sequence ACCGGCGGGGAGGCTGCTTGCCCTTTGCGAATCGCCTGGCTCGACTGTAGGCGAACGATTCCAAAGTATTGAGTCAAGGGCCGGGACCTCGGGCACGACGGTTTCGAGTCGATCCTCGTTCCCGTCACCGCGGGCGTGGATCGTCGCTGAGCTTGCCTGAACCTCAGTGGTCGCAACCCACTCGGAGGTTGCAGGGACGTCTGCAGACGTTGGTTGGATGGAATGACTTGTCTGATCCGAGATCTCCACCACGTCTGAATCGTCCATTTCCGTCTCAATGTCGAGCGGGCACGACTCGCCGATGGTGCCGGAACCAGTGGGCGCGAGGGGAAGTTGGTGATGGGAATCCTCCTCGCGTTCCACGTCGGAATCGGAGTCGGAACTAACGCCCCAACCGACCTCGACGCTATGTTCCCCGATGCGGATGCCGGTGCCGGGTCGTTCCGAGGAAGCGTCGCGGAACCATTGGGCAAGCAGGCGGGGCAGTTCGTCGGCCTGGGGCGTGATTTGAGGCGACGAAGAGGACGCGGTTGGTTGCGAGCCTTGTGGCTCTTCATGGTCCGCGTGTGGTGACACCGCGGGTTGGCCAGCGGCCAAGGAAGAGGCCGTGTCGAAGCGAGGCGGATCCTGAGACGCCGCAGCGACAGGGTGGCGGGCCGGGACCTCGTTTCGGAAACCAACCCAGGGCAGGCTCACCCCGAAGGTTTCAATGCGTGGCAGACGGTGATACTCGCAAGCCGCCAGACTCAAAAGCGCGCGGGGGTTGCCGCGGGCTTCCTCGTAGAGTCGCTCGAGAATCGGTTGATGCCAGTTGGCTTCGGGCCACCGCGTGGTCAGCAGGTGACGGGCTTCGTCGAGGGTGAGCGGGGGAAGTTGGAGATGACACCCCAAGCGAGTTTCCAACGGCTGGTAGGGACGGGTCCGAAGCAAACGAACCAAAGGAGTTTGGCCAATCAGCCAAATCGACGCGAACCCGTCAGGCCGCGCAATTCGATTGGACAGGACACGGATCACCTCGGCGGCAGCGGGGCTGAGGTTTTGCGCCTCTTCAACCAGAAGGCTCCAACGCTGGCCCTCGGACGTCTGGTCGGTCAACAGATCGGCTAATCGGGAGGGGAGGTCGCCCTGAAACACCGCCGACGAGTCCGCGGTCTCATCCCAACAGGTCCCGGTCGAATCGTTTGACGCCGCCGGATCGCCCAATTGGCGCAAAAGGCGCGCCAGGAGGTCGCGGGGACGGGTAGCCGGGTGGATTTCCACGACGAGCGGTCGGGTTGTCATCGGTGGGACGGTGGGAGAGGGCGTGCCCCACTGTGGTTTGAAGGGGGGCGCGGGCAGACGCCCAGCCAGCCAGGACTTGCCCGAACCAGCCGCGCCGGTGATCAATCCCAATCCCATCCCATGATCCAAAGCGCGGGCCGCGGTTTCTAAGAGGCACCGACGCGAGACCAGAACGAGGGAGTGGAACTCCTCCGAGTGGTCGCGGGGTTGGGTGGCCTCCGCCTCGGTTTGAACCGGCCCGTTGGCGCGATCCATGTGTGAGGTGACTCCCGGCCCGCCGTCCCAGTTGGAGAGTCCGCGCTCCAAGTCCGCGGAATCGAACCAATCGAGGCTCGGTCCGCGTCTCCTCGGCTTGACGTGTTACCACACGCGGCCTTCTCCTGTCCCATTCGTCCGCGGGTCGGGCGAATGGGATAAGTGTGGGTCCAACAACGCGACGGCGCGTCCGGTTGGAGATCCCATTCCGTCGGCTTCCGTCCGGTATAGTGTCGGATCGGGTCGGTTCCGCGCTTGAGACCCAGAAGAACGAGTCGCCACAAGGCGACGTGATGGCAACAACCAGGCGACCTAGAGGGTTTCGGACTGGGTTTCAATCCGGGAGGACCGGAGGGTTGCCGCTGTGGGTTCGGTCGCTCGCGGGGTTCCCAATCGATCGAAATGGGCAATCGGACGCCGGACCATCTGGTCCAAGTTTCCGGGCGTCGTCGGAAACGCTACAATTATGAGCAATCGCGCGTTGCCGTCGTGGGGACGGAGACCGGCACGGCATTGCCGGTTGCCGGTGCGGAGATTTGCTTCCCCGAACCTTTTCGGTCCGAACTCCACGGAACCCGCCGACCATGACCCCCCACACTCCCGGCCCGACGTCCACGACGCCCGCCACTCTGCCGCTCAAGAGGGACTGCGTATGGTGTCGGTTGTGGCTGCCCCCCTTGATGGTAGCCACGGCCGGTTTGGTGATTTTGGCCGATCGGATGCTCAACGACTTGGCCGGCTCCGAACCCTTCGACTTGGCCTCGTTGGCCGGTACCCTGGAACGTGAGGCGGGATTCGACGCGAGCGGTCCCCAAGACCCAGATGGGACGAATGGTTTGCCCACCATCCCAGGTCTCCGCCCCAATCCCGCCCGTCGCCTCCCCGACCTGTTGGTGGGCGACTCGCCCGACGAATTCCGACCGTTTGATCGCCGCGACGACGCCTTCGACGGACAAACCCCAACGCGACCCCCCAACCGGAACGCGCCCCTGCTGGGCTTCGACCCCGACTTCGAACCCCCTCCCCGCGGTCTGGACGGTGCCAACATGGCACAACGAGCGGGAAAAGCCAACCCCGACCCCGACCGCTTCGACCAAGGACAACCCGGCGGGGTCTTCGACCCCTTCGCCGGACGACCTGGATTTCCTGTCCCCAACCCCAACGCCGATCCACTCGAACCCCAGCCTGGTCTCGATCCCGACGAGTTCGATCGCCTTCAACGGCGGGATTTCCACCGCGAACTTCGCAACGTCCTGCGACGCGCCCACCGCGATGTGGACCAAACCGCACGCGAGATTCAGGCGCTTGGGATCCAATTCCGCACCCCCATGAACGAAGAGACCCGTCAGAAGGCTCGCCAGGTCATTCGCTCCCAGGCTCCGCGGTTGCCGTTGGATCGCCAAATTTTGCTGTTCCGTCGGCTCGGTCTGCCCGAACCCACCATCCTGGAATACCTGGTATCCAACGAGGTCCGCAACCTCGGCGGACGAACCGGCCCCCGCTCGGCTGCCGAAGCCTGGATTCTCTCGGCACGCCGTCTGATCGCCTCGCCGATTGATCCCGCTGATCCCCCACCTTGAACCGATTCAAGCGGGTTCGAGACAAGGCACCGCTTGGTCCCTCCCAGCTGAGCACGCTACCGGGCGATCCCATCGAGTCGAGTTTCCGTGTGAACGTTTCTCACCAATTCCCCTTCTTTCCTGATTGATAATCGTCAAATAAGGATATGATTCTGATGCGACTTCTTTGCGTCCGCCGTTTCGTCGGGTTCGACCAACTCAAATGGGTCGCTTGCGGGTTGGTTCTGGTTCTGACCTTCGGGGCCAACGCCGCGCCGCCAACGTCAGGTCAACCACCCGCCGCCCCAACTCAACTCCCGATCGACTCTCCGTCTTCGGCCAAGCCCAAGGCCAAGGTCGATTTCCCTGAACCCAACGTCCGCGAAGCTAACCGGGAACTCGGCCTGCGTTTCCTCCAGGAAGGGGATGAACTGGCCGACCAGGGTAGGATCAACGACGCGCAACTCAAATATAAGGAAGCCTTTGAGCAAATTCTCCCTGGCATGAGACGAATCAACTTCCTCCGCGAAGTTGGCGTCGATGTCACCGAGCGGGCCAAACTCGCTGACTTCTTGCTGGACGAATTCAACGAGCAGATGACCCCGGAAGAGATCAAAACGACCGAACAGTGGCTCAAAGCGCTATCGTTAATCCCCAAAGATATGAACTTCAAAGCGTTCATGATCGAACTGCTGACGGAGGAGATCGCCGCCTTCTACGACCCCCGCACCGGCAAGATGCATTTCATTGAGGAACCCCCGCCCGACCCCAACGCCAAGAAACCTGGGTTCCTGGAAAAACTCTTCGGCGGCGGGCCCAAGATCTTCGACAAGGAGGAGAGCAAGATTGTCATCGCCCACGAACTGACCCACGCCCTCGCTGATCAAAACTATGACTTTATGGCGATGGACGAGGCGGTCAAAGGGGACGACGACCGCTTGACTGCTTGGACGGCTCTGGTGGAAGGCGAGGCCACCCTGACGATGATGGCCGCCGGTCAAGGCGACTGGGATGGGGAACAGATCATTCACCTCCCCGCCGACATGCTCGATCGCGCCTTCAGCTTGATGGGTCCGATTCTGACGGTCGGTGGTGGCAAAGCCATGAAAAAAGCTCCGCCAATTCTGGCCGAAGGTCTAATCTTCCCCTACATCCGGGGCTTGATCTTCACTGCCCGTCTGGTCAACGCCAAGGGTTGGCAAGGGATCGACGAGGCTTACCAGAATCCGCCTGTTTCGACCGAACAGATTCTGCACCCGGAAAAGTATCTTGACCCCGTCCTTCAAGACCTTCCCCTAGCGATCGACTTGAGCGGTCTAGAGACCCCCGAGGGTTTTGCGAAGATCGGGTCCAACACATTCGGCGAGTTTCAGATTGAGGTTCTTTTGCGCAAACATCAGGGCAAAACGGCCGCTGCCGGTTGGGACGGCGACACCTTCACCGTCTATGAAACCGCGGGGGGCGTCCCGGCCTTGGTCTGGGCCACCACTTGGGATTCCGAGGAAGACGCGCGGGAGTTCGCCGCGGCCTATCAAGCCGCCCGCGACGCCCGCCCCGCCGACTCCTCACCCCCCGAAGCCACCCGGCTTCTCGAACGTCGCGGGGTGGATGTTGTGATTGTGGAAGGCTTTCCCAAAGAGGCCGCCCTGCGCCTCCTCGACCAAGCGTTTCAGGCCCCCAAGACCGAGAAGACGCCATTTCCGCTTAAGTCCCGCGATCCCCGCAAAGTTGAAGCCGACGCCAAGGCGGGGGCCGGCACCCAGCACCAACACTGATCCGCCCCCTCGCCTCGCTCGTTTCATGTGAGATCCCATGCGGTTGCGTGACCCAGGTCGGATGACCTCCGGTCAAGAGGTGAACTCGTCGTGGATCGCCGCGGGCATCCCCCCCCCCAGTGATCCGAGACCCTGCTCCGTGAGACGTTCAACCGCCCTTTCCACGCGACCGCTCCCCAACCATCGTCAACTGATGGATCGACCGAGTGACCGATGAGTATGTCTTCTTCTGATCTTAATGGGTCGGAGCCCCGCCGCCCCGCGGGCGCGCCGTCTGAATCCCCTGTCGCTCGCCCGGCCCGCTTGGCCTTAGGGTCGCACGACGAAGACCGGATCATCGACGAATTGACCCGGCGCTTGGTGGAGACCTACGACGAATGCCAGGGAATCAATCATTTCGACCACCTTCCACTGCCCAGCTACGAGGCCGTGGTGTCCATCCTGAACGACTTGATGGAACTGCTCTTTCCGGGCTATGGCAAGCGTCAGTCGGTCAAGCTGGCTCAAGCCTCTTACTTCGTGGGAGGGTTGTTGGGGGATCTTCATCCCCGCATCGCCAGCCAAATCCGTCGGGCGTTTCGCCACGACTGCCGCAGCCCCGTCGAGGATCAAGACTTCGAGGTGGTATCCCGTGACCTGGCTTATCGCTTGCTCGACCAATTGCCCGAAATCCGCCGCATTCTCAAGGAGGATGTTCAAGCTGCCTACGATGGCGACCCCGCCGCGTCGGGTCTCGATGAAATCATCTTCTGCTATCCTGGTCTCAAAGCGATTGCCATCCACCGCATCGCCCATGTCCTGCACAACGCCGGGGTGCCGCTCATTCCTCGTATGATGACCGAACATGCCCACACCCTCACGGGCATCGATATCCATCCCGGCGCGACCATTGGACCTCGGTTCTTCATCGACCACGGGACCGGGGTGGTCATTGGTGAAACCACGGTGATTGGTTCCAATGTGAAACTCTATCAAGGTGTTACCTTAGGTGCGCTGAGCTTCCCCCGCGACGAGGCCACCGGCAAACTCATCCGGGGTCAAAAGCGGCACCCAACCTTGGAAAACGACGTGGTGATTTACGCCAACGCCACCATTTTGGGAGGCCAGACGGTGATTGGTCATCATTCGGTGATTGGCTCGTCGTGCTGGATCACCCGGAGCGTCGCTCCCCATTCCACCATCCTGATCGAACCGCCGCCGCTTCGCACTAAAGTTCGGCTCGACGCCAGCGGTCAACTTCAACCTGCGCTTGATTATCAGATTTGATCCGGAGGCGAACCGTCAACCCGGTGGGGTTGGTTTTGGGATCGCCCGATGGTTGACTTGAACCTGTCGGGCTTCTATTGTCTCACGCAGCGCGCTCTTGAGGGAAACCGACCGGAAAGCCATGACGGGGAGGGGAGGGCGGAAACCAAGTCTGCCTGGCTCCCACGGTTGGCTCCCACCGGCGGTCGTGGGATGCGGGGCCGGGTTCGCGTGTGATCCCCGGTCCGGCCGACATCAGACTCGCGCCGGGCGTCCCGCCCAACCCCCAGGAGGCGGGGAGACCACCTCTCATGAACCGTCCCGTCACCCTGTTCACCGGCCAGTGGGCCGACCAACCACTCGAACATTGGGTGCCCAAAATCAAGTCCTGGGGTTACGACGGCATTGAACTGCCCTGTTGGGGCGGCCATTTCGACGTCCAAGCCGCCCTCAAGGACGATTCCTACTGTCCGAAACGACTTGATCTGTTGGCGCAACACGGCTTGAAGTGTTTTGCGATTTCGACCCACCTTGTCGGCCAACTGGTCCTTGACCCGCTCGACGCCCGCACCGACGATTGGGTGCCGGCCGAGTGCCGAGGTGACTCGGAAAAGAAGCGCGCCTGGGCGATTCAGGAACTCAAGGATACCGCTCGTGCCGCGAAGAAACTGGGCGTCTCGGTGGTCAACGGCTTCACGGGCAGTTCAATCTGGCACCTCTTCTACTCGTTCCCGCCCGTGCCCGACGCGATGATCGAGGAGGGCTTCCGCCTCTTCGCCGAACGCTGGAATCCGATTCTGGATGTCTTCGACGAATGCGGGGTCAAGTTCGCGCTGGAAGTCCACCCCACTGAGATCGCTTTCGACATTTACACCGCCGAACGAGCCTTGGCGGCGATCAACCGCCGCCCCGCCTTTGGGTTCAACTTCGACCCCAGCCACCTGCACTGGCAAATGGTCGATCCCGTGAAGTTTCTTGAGACCTTCCCCGACCGCATCTATCACGTCCACGTCAAAGACGCTGCGCGGACGTTGGACGGCAAGTCGGGCATCCTCGCCTCGCACTTGAATTTCGGTGACCCCCGACGCGGTTGGGACTTCCGCTCGCCGGGCCGCGGCCAAATCGATTTCGACGCGATCGCCCGCGCCCTCAACGTGATCGGCTACAATGGCCCGCTCTCGGTTGAGTGGGAAGACGCCGGGATGGATCGGGAATACGGAGCCGCCGAAGCCGCCGAGTTCGTCAAGCGACGCATGGGCTTCACCCCCTCTGGTCGCGCCTTCGACGCCGCCTTCTCCGAAGCCCAAGCACGCTGACCCCCCGATTCAATTCCGCCCCCCCTTGCGACCATGACCGCTTCCCCCGGTTCCCCCCTCGGCTCCGCCACCCCCGCGATCGAGGGGCGAACCACGTCAACCCGGGGAACCCACGACCTCTTCAGGCACCTTTCACTGTTCATCCACCCTTGAGGGAATCTTGAACATGAGTGGTCCCATCGTCCGCCGATATGGTTTCCCGAACTACGAAAAGATTTTCGGCAAGAAGGAACTAGCGCACGGCGTTGAGGGCCCCAACGCTCCCTCCGCCGAGGCCCAAATCGCCAAAGCCGCCGGCGTAGCCCCCCCCACAGGCTCGACGACGGCTCCGTCCAGTTCCCCGACCGCGTCGTCTCCCTCGACGGACTCGAACACCCCTTCGAACACATGATACCCAAAGAAGATGACCCCTCATCATCTTAATTGGACGGAGCATCGCTTTCGATCCCGAGTAGTCGGCTCACTTTTGTGGAGCTTGACGGTCGGTTTGGGGACAGTCGGTTGCGACACTGGTTCGTCGTCGCCGCGGAGGGTCGTACCCAAGGCGGTGGACGCTCCCGCGGCGGCCAACCCGTCGAAAGCGGCTGAAGACGGATTCTCGCACGCCCCCAAACGAATCGCGACCCACTGAGCGGAGGCTCGGGTGGCCTCGAAATGGCTCTGAACCCCTCGTCAACCCAAACCATGAGATTCGTCGATTGAAACCATTGTCTGATCGTGCGGCGACGGCGGCCGCTTTGACGTCGGAGGCGCCCTCGTCACTCGTTCTCACGCTGGGCGACGTCGCGGGGATTGGTCCCGAAGTGCTGGTCAAAGCGTGGGCGCGTTCGGATCTGACTACTTGGGCGCGGGTGGTGGTGGTCGGAAACGCGACGGTCATCCGGCGCGCGGTGGAGCGGTTTTTATCCCCGAGCGAGCGGTTCGCCGTCGAAGTGGTGGAGGATCTCCGCGACGATCGACCCGCTCGCGCGTCGGGTCCGGGCCGGGAGGTGTTGCGATGTTGGGAGCCTCCCGGGGTCCCCGACACCTCCAAAGTGGCTCCCGCGACCATCGACCCCCGAGCCGGCAAAGCGGCCCATGATTGGTTGGTCGCGGCCATTGACGCGACTGGCGCGGGATTCTTCGAGGGCATCGTCACCCTGCCGCTGCACAAGGAAGCGCTTCGCGCTGGCGGGATCGAGGCGCCTGGGCACACCGAAATTCTCGCTCGCCGCTGCGGCTTGGCGGACGATCACACAGCGATGATGTTGTACCTTCCTCCGGGAAATCGGCCGCCTAAACAGGGGTTGGGAGTCATTCACGTCACCCTCCACTGTGCCCTGCGGGAGGTGTTTGATCAAATCACGATCCCCAATGTTGAACGTAAGATCGCCTTGGCGGCCAACGGGTTGAAACCATTGTTGGGACGCGATCACCCCACGGGTCGGGTCCGATTGGCGGTGGCGGGATTGAATCCGCACGCAGGGGAAAATGGTCTGTTCGGATCCGAGGAATCGGTTATCCTAGCCCCCGCCGTCGCGTCGGCTCGTTCGCGGGGTTTGGACGTGGTCGGCCCGATCGCCGCCGATACGCTGTTCGCCCGCGCGGTGGATGGTGAATTCGACGGCGTGGTGGCGATGTATCACGACCAAGGCCACGTCGCGCTCAAGACCCTAGGTTTCGACCGCGCGGTGAATGTCACCCTGGGTCTGCCGATTGTGCGGACCAGCGTGGCTCACGGTACCGCGTTCGATCGGGCCTGGCCGGCGAGCGGACCTGGTTCGGCCCGGTTCGAGAGCCTGCTCGCAGCGGTCCGGGTGGCCGACCTGTTGGCGCGCTCACGTCGCGCGGCAGGGGCGGCGACCTGACCGAACGCCAACCCCGGTGCGCTCACGCGATGGCCATGCGTGTTTGGGATGACTCGCGGGTGGTTTGTCCCTCTCCAAGGGATTCGATGACGGAACGATCGATCAGAGGCGGTCGCCCCCTGACCGTGGGACGACCAAGCTTCACGCCTGAAGTCGTTTCCGTTCGGCCGACGGCTCCGAATCCCGACGACGGACGAACGCTCGTTTCCCGTTCCAGGTGGAGCGCAGCCGGCATGGCGATCCTTCCGCGCCCGACTCCGGCGCCGCGATGGTCCCGTCGTTCCACCTGAGCCGAGGTGACGCGCTTATGGTCTCATCCGTCACGGTTGTCAAGTCGTCACGGCCGGGGACGGTTCGGTCGTCGGATGACCACTCATCGGTGGATCCAATCGCGGCGCGCTCTGTTTCATTGGGAGCGGCCGATGTGAGCAAGCCCCCTGTCCGCACGACCTGGATCTATCTCTTGCGTCACGGCGCAACGGCCGCGAACCGCGCGGTGCCTTATCGCATCCAAGGACGAGGCAGCGACCTCGATTTAGATGAGTTGGGACGTTGTCAAGCCCTCCGCGCTGCCGAAGTGTTGCGGACAATCGCATTGGAGGCGGTTTACTCCTCACCCCTGCGACGGGCGCGTCAAACCGCCGCCGAAATCGCCCGGCTTCACCGCTTGGAGGTGCGTGTGGTTCCGGAACTCGTTGAAGCCGACGTTGGAGCCTGGGAAGGACTCACCTGGGAGGAGGTCGAACAGCGCGACCCCGACCATTTCGCCTTCTTCCTGGCCAACCCCGGCACGGTTCCCTACCTAGGCGGCGAGTCGTTCCAGGATGTGCAAGCCCGCGTCTTGCCCGCGTTGAACGCCCTGGCCACCCTTCATCCTGGCGGACGCATCGCGGTGGTGGCGCACAATGTCGTCAACCGCGCCTATCTGGCGGCGCTTCTCAACCTGCCCATCTCCCAGGCCCGCGGACTCCCCCAGGCCAATGGCGGCATCAACCTGATCCGCCATGACGGTCACCCCCCCGGACGAATCGTCACCCTGAACGCCGCCCTGCATCTCGAAGGGTTGGAGTGAAGGATCGATACTGAGCCAAGCCGCCTTAAATCATGGCTCGGCGATCCCTTCCCGAGACACTCCCTCCCTCAGACGCCTCCGCGGAGTCCCAAGAATGACTCCGTGGAGGCGTAGGGAGAGAAAAGGGAATGCTGTGTTGTGTTTAGGTATTGACGGGCGTGAACGCGGCGTACTCTTCAAGCGACGCGCCGTCGAGACACGCCTGAATCATGTCCCGTCCCAGAGGATCCAGATCGGGGTGAAGGAACTGGCGCAGCTGTTGGTGGAAGAAATCGGTCAGGAGGCGTGCGCCGGCGAAATACGCCTCTTCGCCGACCTCCGGTTGAGACGACACGTCGAAGAACCAGGTTCCGATCGTCTGCCCCTCGACTTGGATTGTATGACGGTGGTAGCCCAGCAACGCGCAGCGCGAGGGAATCAGTTCATCCTTGCGGAACAAACTGGAACCACGACGCGCCAGGTATTCCCGGGCGATCCACTGAGGCGCGAAGCCGACCTTCCAGCTCCCAATGTGTTGGTTA encodes:
- a CDS encoding ATP-binding protein, encoding MDRANGPVQTEAEATQPRDHSEEFHSLVLVSRRCLLETAARALDHGMGLGLITGAAGSGKSWLAGRLPAPPFKPQWGTPSPTVPPMTTRPLVVEIHPATRPRDLLARLLRQLGDPAASNDSTGTCWDETADSSAVFQGDLPSRLADLLTDQTSEGQRWSLLVEEAQNLSPAAAEVIRVLSNRIARPDGFASIWLIGQTPLVRLLRTRPYQPLETRLGCHLQLPPLTLDEARHLLTTRWPEANWHQPILERLYEEARGNPRALLSLAACEYHRLPRIETFGVSLPWVGFRNEVPARHPVAAASQDPPRFDTASSLAAGQPAVSPHADHEEPQGSQPTASSSSPQITPQADELPRLLAQWFRDASSERPGTGIRIGEHSVEVGWGVSSDSDSDVEREEDSHHQLPLAPTGSGTIGESCPLDIETEMDDSDVVEISDQTSHSIQPTSADVPATSEWVATTEVQASSATIHARGDGNEDRLETVVPEVPALDSILWNRSPTVEPGDSQRASSLPAGEEVVGEEVVMDRYALIQAQNEWRLGGDLDRAWKAAQRAAVSRHRDADEVQIRSSSDEPGATRCESPPPLETQTASGPIRDVQPIGPGSRFGPTIWREDQQSFAPYGRLFQGRSPRGRD
- the epsC gene encoding serine O-acetyltransferase EpsC; the protein is MSMSSSDLNGSEPRRPAGAPSESPVARPARLALGSHDEDRIIDELTRRLVETYDECQGINHFDHLPLPSYEAVVSILNDLMELLFPGYGKRQSVKLAQASYFVGGLLGDLHPRIASQIRRAFRHDCRSPVEDQDFEVVSRDLAYRLLDQLPEIRRILKEDVQAAYDGDPAASGLDEIIFCYPGLKAIAIHRIAHVLHNAGVPLIPRMMTEHAHTLTGIDIHPGATIGPRFFIDHGTGVVIGETTVIGSNVKLYQGVTLGALSFPRDEATGKLIRGQKRHPTLENDVVIYANATILGGQTVIGHHSVIGSSCWITRSVAPHSTILIEPPPLRTKVRLDASGQLQPALDYQI
- a CDS encoding sugar phosphate isomerase/epimerase family protein, producing the protein MNRPVTLFTGQWADQPLEHWVPKIKSWGYDGIELPCWGGHFDVQAALKDDSYCPKRLDLLAQHGLKCFAISTHLVGQLVLDPLDARTDDWVPAECRGDSEKKRAWAIQELKDTARAAKKLGVSVVNGFTGSSIWHLFYSFPPVPDAMIEEGFRLFAERWNPILDVFDECGVKFALEVHPTEIAFDIYTAERALAAINRRPAFGFNFDPSHLHWQMVDPVKFLETFPDRIYHVHVKDAARTLDGKSGILASHLNFGDPRRGWDFRSPGRGQIDFDAIARALNVIGYNGPLSVEWEDAGMDREYGAAEAAEFVKRRMGFTPSGRAFDAAFSEAQAR
- the pdxA gene encoding 4-hydroxythreonine-4-phosphate dehydrogenase PdxA: MTSEAPSSLVLTLGDVAGIGPEVLVKAWARSDLTTWARVVVVGNATVIRRAVERFLSPSERFAVEVVEDLRDDRPARASGPGREVLRCWEPPGVPDTSKVAPATIDPRAGKAAHDWLVAAIDATGAGFFEGIVTLPLHKEALRAGGIEAPGHTEILARRCGLADDHTAMMLYLPPGNRPPKQGLGVIHVTLHCALREVFDQITIPNVERKIALAANGLKPLLGRDHPTGRVRLAVAGLNPHAGENGLFGSEESVILAPAVASARSRGLDVVGPIAADTLFARAVDGEFDGVVAMYHDQGHVALKTLGFDRAVNVTLGLPIVRTSVAHGTAFDRAWPASGPGSARFESLLAAVRVADLLARSRRAAGAAT
- a CDS encoding histidine phosphatase family protein — encoded protein: MSKPPVRTTWIYLLRHGATAANRAVPYRIQGRGSDLDLDELGRCQALRAAEVLRTIALEAVYSSPLRRARQTAAEIARLHRLEVRVVPELVEADVGAWEGLTWEEVEQRDPDHFAFFLANPGTVPYLGGESFQDVQARVLPALNALATLHPGGRIAVVAHNVVNRAYLAALLNLPISQARGLPQANGGINLIRHDGHPPGRIVTLNAALHLEGLE